The genomic window AACCTGAGCACCGGTCAGGTGTCCGGGTGAAGTCTTTACCAACCTTCAGTTTTCCGCGCCCCGGCACCGACTGTGCGGGAGCTTTCGCAGTTGCCCGGTGCGCTGGCGCTTATTCCTGACCGTTCGGAACGCCCTGCTGCGCATGCTCGTCCGTGATTTCCTCTGTCTTGGCCCGGTCCTGGGCCGTCGCCGGGCCGCCCTGCAACCTGGGGTCGAGGTTGGTGTTCGCGCCGTGCGTCTCGGTGGCGCTGCCGGTGGTCGTCTGGGGGGTGCTGGGGGTGCTGCTCGGTCGGCCTTCGCCCATCTGGAGTCCTCCTTGTCGTGAGGCTTCATTGTGGCGTGCCGGCAAGGCACAAAGGAAAGGGCAGGTTGAGCAAACGCTTTTCCTCAACTTGCTTCCTCACAACCGGCCCAACGCTTGCAGCCGCGCGTATTCGCCGCCGAGGGCCAGCAACTCTGCGTGAGAGCCTTCCTCCGCGACGCCGTTTTCCGTCAGGACGACGATACGGTGGGCGTTTCGTACTGTGCTGAGGCGGTGGGCAATGACCAGCGTGGTGCGCCGGCGGGCCAGCCGTTCCAGCGACTCCTGCACCAGCCGCTCGGATTCGTTGTCGAGACTGCTGGTGGCCTCGTCGAAAATCAGGATAGGCGGGTCTTTCAGGAACACGCGGGCAATGCTCAGGCGCTGTTTCTGCCCCCCGGAAAGCTTCACGCCGCGCTGCCCGATGTCGGTGTGGTAGCCCTGGGGCAGCCGCGTGATGAAATCGTGCGCTCCGGCCTGCCGCGCCGCGTCCATGGCCTCGGCTTCCGTCGCGCCGGGCCGCCCATACCGGATGTTCTCCATCACCGTGCCGGAAAACAGGTACACGTCCTGCTGCACTACGCCCACGCTGCGGCGCAGGCTTGCCAGTGTTACGCCACACACATCGTGGCCGTCCACCAACACCTGCCCGGCGCTTACGTCGTAAAAGCGCGGAATCAGGGCGCACAACGTGGATTTGCCCACGCCCGAAGCGCCGACCAGCGCGACGAATTCTCCGGCCCTGATCTTCAGGTTGAGATCGCGCAGCACGGGCGGTGCGTCAGGTGAGTAGCCGAAACTCACGCCCTGAAACTCCACCTCGCCGCGCACGTTCTGTAGCTCGGCGGCACCCGGCGCGTCCACGATGTCCGGCGTGACCGCCATCATCTCGCGGAAACGCTGGAAGCCGGTCACGCCCTCCTGCAACACCCGCGCTAGATTTACGAGCCGGCGGATGGGTTCCAGCAGGATGCCCACGCACATCAGATACGTCACCAGCCCGTCTATCCGCAGACCGCCTTGCAGGATGGCCCAGCCGCCGAACATCAGTACGGCGATGGTCATCAGCCCCGTAAACGCTGTCATGCCCTGGTAGAAATACAGTTCGGCGCGGTATTCGCCCCGGCGGCCTTCCACAAACAGGTCGTTGGCCGCGCCGAAACGCCGCGCCTCGGTCCCTTCACCGGTAAACGACTGCACCACCCGGATGCCTGCCAGCGAGTCCTCCACCTGCGCGTTCACCTCGCCGATGCGCTGGCGGCTTTGCAGGAGCGCGCGGTTGAGCTGCACGTTGAAATACAGCGCGTAGGCCGCCATGAATGGCAGGAATGCCAGCAGGATCAGCGTGAGTGGCAGGTTGAGGCCCGCCAGAATCACGAACACGCCCACGAACGACACCAGCGCGATAAACAGGTCCTCGGGGCCGTGGTGCGCAAGTTCGCCAATGTCGTAGAGGTCACCCGTGACGCGGCTCATCAGCTGCCCGGTGCGGTGAGTGTCGTAGAACCCGAAGGGCAGCTTTTGCAGGTGCGCGAACAGGTCGCGGCGCATGTCGCGCTCGATAAACGTGCCCATCATGTGGCCCTGATAGTCCAGAAAGCTGTTGGCGGCGACCTGCACGGCCAGCAGGCCCACCATCAGCCCGCCCACACGCAGCAATTCGGGCCACGCCTGCTGCGGCGTCAGGGTCAGCACCGTGCGGGTGATGTAGCCGGCACACAGCGGATAGACCAGCGTGATGCCCGCCACCAGCAGGGCGCACAGCAGGTCGGCGTACAGGGTCAGGCGGTAGGGCCGGTAATAGCCCGCGAAGTGGCGCAGCGCCGCAAAAAATTCGGATTTGGGTTGCAAAGTTGAGGTCTCCATAGAGGCGCGGGGCGGCGCGTCCGGGCGACCTGTGAAGCGTCTAGAACATCACACCACTCAGGCCGCATGGAACGCCAGCACCTCCGCGCAGGGGGGCTTTGACTTCGGGGTCAGCAGGGCGGTGTGTTCTCATGGGTGAACTCCTGAGGTAAAGCGGGATGTGCAGGCAGGATAAGGGACAATTGAGGGCAGGGAAATAAGCCAAAGGGCTTAAAAGGACCGGTGGCGCAGCCCAATATTTGTTGCGTCCCAGACGCTCGCGTGCAGCGGCCTAGCGCTCGTTGCCCCGCTTGAAATTGCCGGTGACCCGCGCCATGACCAGTTGCGCTTCGTGGTCACCTAGTCCCTCCACGCGGGCCAGGAACTTCTGGGCGTCTTTACCCGCCAGTGTGGTCACGGGCCGCCCATACCACGTCACCACGACGCGCCCGTCTTTTTGCTGGCGGTAACTGTAGCGTCCGTCCTCCAGTTCTCCACGGGCGTCGGTGGGCATGGACAAAACGATAACGGAGACGCCAACCGGACGCCTCCGCCACCCGACTTAGAGACTCAGGCCTGCGCGCCTTCCACAGCTTCGGCAGGCTCGTCGAACTCGTCCCGCGCCCGCTCCACCAGCGTCAGGATGTCGTAGGTCGCCACCAGTTGTTCGTGCTGGTTGGTGATTTCGGCGTGCCATTCGACCACGCCGGTCGGCCTTTCTTCGCCGGGGCGCAGGTCTTTGCGAATTTTGCGCTTGCAGGTCAGGCGGGTGCGGATAGTGTCGCCAATGCCGACGGGCTCTACGAAGCGCAGGTTTTCCAGGCCGTAGTTCGCCAGCACCGGCCCCGGCGCCGCCGAGACGAACTGCCCGGCAGCGGCGGAAATCAGGAAGTAACCGTGCGCCACCCGCTTGCCGAAGATGCCTTCCTTCGCGCCGATGTCGTCCACGTGGGCGTAAAAATGGTCGCCCGTGAGCGCGGCAAAGTTCACGATGTCGGCCTCGGTGACGGTGCGGCGGTGGGTGAGCAGGCTGTCGCCCGGCTGAATCTGGTCGAAGGTCTTGCGGAAGGGGTGAACCACGTCCTCGCGCACCTCGGCGCCGGGGATATGCTCCTTCGTAATCGCGGCCAGCGTGGTCGGGTCGGCCTGCACCGCCACCTTGTTCATGTGGTGCTTGACGCCCGCCAGCCCCGCCATTTCCGCGCCGCCGCCTGCCCGACCGGGGCCGCCGTGCAGCAGCTGGGGCAGCGGCGAACCGTGTCCGGTGCTTTCCTTCGCGTCGGCGCGGTTGAGCACCAGCACCCGCCCGTGCGTGCTTGCGATGCCCAGCACCAGTTCGGTCGCTTCGTGGCGGTTGAAGGTGACCACCGACGCCGCCAGCGAGCCGCGTCCCATCTTGGCCAGGGTAATAGCGTCGTCCAGCGTGTCGTAAGGCATCAGCGTGGCGACCGGCCCAAAGGCTTCGAGCTCGTGCGGCCCCTTCGCCTCCAACGGGTTGCGGCACAGCAGCACGGTGGGGTCGAGGAAAGCGCCCTTCTCGCGGTCGCCGCCGAGCAGTTCGCCTGCCCCACCGCCGATGACCACTTCGGCGTCCTGGCCGAGTTTTTCCAGCGTTTCGCGCACCCGCTCGCGCTGCTCCACACTCACCAGAGCGCCCATTCGCACGTCGTCGCGGGCGGGGTCGCCCACCGTCACCTTGGCGAGTTCGGCCCGCAGCGCCTCTACCACCGGGTCCACCAGGTGACACGGCACCAGCGGGCGGCGAATGGCGGTGCATTTCTGGCCCGCCTTGCCGGTCATTTCGCGGGCGACTTCCTTGACAAACAGGGCAAATTCGGGGTCTTTGGGCCGCACGGTCACTCCCAGCACCGCCGCGTTGAGGCTGTCGGCCTCAGCGTTGAAGGGAATCGAGCGCGCCACGATGTTGGGATGCACCTTGAGCTTGTTCGCCGTCGCTGCCGAGCCGGTAAAGGCCACCATGTCCTGTTCGAGCAGGTGGTCGAGCAGGTCGCCGGGGTCGCCGGTCACGAGTTGCAGCGAGCCTTCGGGCAGGATGCCCGACGCGATGATGTCGCGCACCACCCGCTCGGTCAGGTAGGCGGTCTGCGGCGCGGGCTTGACCAGCGAGGGCATCCCGGCGATAAAGGCGGGCGCGAGTTTTTCCAGCATGCCCCACACCGGGAAGTTGTAGGCGTTGATCTGCACGGCCACGCCCTCACGCGGCACCAGCAGGTGACGGGCCATGAACGTGCCGCCCTTGCCCAGCACCTCCACCTTGCCGTCGGGCAGGAAGCGCTCATCGGGCAGTTCGCGGCGGGCCATGCTGCTGTAGCTGAACAGCGTGCCGATGCCGCCTTCAATGTCCACCCAGCCATCCCTCCGGGTCGCGCCGGTCAGCAGGTTGAGGGCGTAGTAGTCCTCCTTGCGCTCCATCAGGTAATTGCCCAGCGCCTTCAGCATCCGTGCCCGCGTGTGGAAGGTCAGCTTGCGTAAGCCTGCCCCGGCCTCACGCCCGTAAGCCAGCGCCTGGGCAAAGTCCACGCCCTCGCTGGAGATGACGGCGACGGGGCGGCCATACACGGCGTCGAGGAGGGTCTGGCCGTCTTTGTTGGCGTGCCATTGGCCATACACGTATGAAGCGGGGCGGAGGATTTGGGTAGAAGGGGTGGTCATGGGATTAGCTCCTAGAGATAGTCAAATTCTTTGTGTTGTAAGTGCCAATTTCCAAAGCATGCCATTGTCGCCTATAACCAGTTCGCGACAAGCCTCATAATCTGCTCTGGTGAGAACTTCTGTATGTGCTGCACGGTTGCGAAAATCGCGGGTCAGCTTAGTAATCTGAGTGTAGAGTCCATTAATATCACTAATCCAAGATGAACGCGGCCAATCTTGGAAAAGGTTAAACATTTCTTTTACAACTTGACTAGTTGAGCGACGGCTAATACTGTTCAGCAACGTTTGAAGGAAATGAGCGAATGTTCCCATCTCGGGTGCTTTACCTTCCCCCGACAAAAATTTAGCTATCCTACCTAGATCTTTATCAGATTTGTCAATGGACAAATTTGTTTCAGAGAGGCGTTTTGAGAGCGGGTAAAGTATTTTAATAGTTACTTCTGTTTCAAAAGCTTTACACAAGCCAATTATTACTGGCGACCAGTCTAAATCTTCTGGCATGTTCTCTGCTAAATGCTCAGAAGTAGCTAAAAAACGGAGTGAATTATCAGAAATATGTTGAGCTCTACTGTCTCTAATCTCATATATTTTTTCCAATTCACTGATCTTATTCTTATTATAGATCGATAAAAGCAGATCTGCTAACGCTTCTGCCTTTTCACCATCATCTTGATGACCCCTTTTAATTTCCCAGACAGACAGCAAGAATCCGTAACAGCCATTGCAAAGTGTTTTTTCCCAGTCCCCACGATAAAGAGTTATAAGTTTTGCCTTTTTCTCTTCGCCACAGCGAAAGCACTGAAAAGCGGTGGCGAGACTTAAACGATATTGCTGTAGAGGGCCCCGTGTAGGATACGTCTTGACTATCTCTTCAAAACTGGGCTTACGCATTCTCTCCTCGCTTTCGCTCAGCTGGAATAAGGAAGGGCTTACATCCAATAAATATGGGCCACAAGCCTTTCTCTGCTTATGGCCCATAACTTATAGCTTCAAACGCTCTTAAACCCCTCGAACGGCTCTTTACAGGCATCGCACACGTACAGCCGCTTGCACAGCGTCGGGCCGAAGCTGGCGGTCATCCGCACGTTGAACGAGCCGCAGCGAGGGCAGGATGTGGGCTCCGGCTCCAGCGAAATCAGGCTGCCCTCGGCGGGCGCGGGCGGCGCGATGCCGTACTCGCGCAGGCGTTCGCGGGCATCCGGCAAAATCGAATCGGTGGTCCAGGGCGGCGTCAGCGTGCTTTTGACCTCCACGTCATTCACGCCCAGCCCACGCACGGCGTCCTCGATGCTCTGCCGGATGACGTGCAGTGCCGGGCAGCCGCTGAAGGTGGGCGTAAAGGTGACCGACACCCCTTCACCGTCCACCTTCACCTCGCGCACCATGCCCATGTCCACGATGGACACGACCGGGATTTCGGGGTCGGGCACCTGCGAGAGCGCGGCCCAGACGGCTGCCGGGTCCGGGTAGGCGGCGGCAGGTTCCGCCTGACCCATCACCACACCTCCGCGTCGGGGTGCTGGCGGGCCACCTCCTGCATCTCGGCCAGCAGTGGCGCGAGGTACTCGGTGTGGTGGTCGCGGCCCCTGTCGTCGCTGGTGAAAGTTCCACGCGGCAAGGTCAGGCCGCATTTGCCTTGCAGGTGCGCCGTGACCAGTTTTTCCCAGCGGGCCTTGAGCGCCGCCGGGTCCGGCACGATGCCCGCCGCAATCAGTTCTTCCTCGCCTGCCACCGGCTGAAACAGTTGCGCGGCGTGGGACCACAGTTCGTTCAGGGCCGTCTGGGTGCGGCGCTCGCTTTCCTCGGTGCCCAGGGCGAGGCGCTCGACCCACAGCGCAGTGTGTTGCAGGTGGAATTTCTCCTCGCGCAGCGCCTTGTGGGCGACCTCGGCGAGCGGCGCGTACCGGCTGCTTCCCGCTTCTTCAAGCCACAGCGCCTCGTAAGCGTCGTAAAGGAACTGCCGCACCATCGTCACCGCCCAGTCACCCTTCGGCAACTCGGTCAAGCGGGTGTTGGTGTACTCGCTCGCGCTCCGGAACATGGCGAGGCGGTCGGGCTGGCTGCCGTCGAGGTCGGTGCGCAGGCCCAGGTACAGCGCGGCGTGGCCCAGTTCGTCCTGCGCGATGTTCGCCAGCGCGATGTCCTCTTCCAGGATGGGTGCGTGCCCGGTCCACTCGCCGCCTCTGTGCGCCAGTACGATTTCGTCGTCGGCCAGCGCGGTCAGCTTGCGAATCAGGGCCTGGATCTGGGCGTCGGTCAGGGTCAAAGTCGGCGTCGTGGCGGTCATTGCGGTCCCTCGTCGTGGTGCTGCACGGCGGGCTGGTCGGCCACGTGCGGGTGAACGTCGGTGCGCCCCGGCATCCGCCCCGCGCGCTTGAGTTCGCCCACGTGCGTGCCGATGGTGCCGTAAAACTGCTGCTGCTTGTAGGTTTTGTCCTTGGCGGGCGCAAACCAGCTTTCCACCGTGCCGGGGTCGGCGTCGGTGGCCGCTTTGGCCGCGTCGGGAAACACCAGCCACGCCAGCGCGTCGGCGTGGGCTTTGCGGGCCTGCCGCAGCGCGTCGCCGGGGCCGCTGGCTTCCACCGTGCCCACGAGGTCTACGAAGGTCATGGAGCGCTTGTGCGACTTCTTCACGCCGACGTGGTAGGTGCCCCCCGCGCCCGGCGTCTGCAACACCTCCGGCGTAGACGCGATTTCCTCGGGCGTGGCGGTCAGGATGTCGGCTTCGCGCACCGCCCACAGGCTCACGGCAGCGGGCCGGCGCACGAAGACATTACGGGCGGTCAGCAGCGCGTGCTCGGGGTCGCCCGCGTGGACCGTGCCCACCGCCTGGTAGGGCCGCTTGTCGGTGTCCTGCTTGAAGACTTCCCAGCGCGGCCATTGGGTGTCCTGGGGCTGGGTGTCGTGCGGTTGGGTGTCAGGGTGGTTGGATGTTGTTTGGGTCATGGTTTTTCCTCTGGCGAAAAGACCCCTCACCCCTTGCTTCGCAAGGCCCTCTCCCCTTGGTAGAGGGAAAAAGCGCAGTTTGACCCTCTCCTAGGGGGAGAGGGCCTGCCGCAGGCAGGGGTGAGGGGTCTTCCAACTCAATCCGCCGCCTCGCCCTTCGCCTGCCGCGCCATGTACGCTTCCAGCGCTTCACGCACCCAGGCGCCCTCGTCCTGCGCGGCCTGGCGGGTGGCGAGGCGTTCGTTGCCCAGCCCCTGCTCACCCTTGATGACGGCCCAGAACTCGCTCCAGTCGATCGGACCGTGCACCCAGTTGCCCGCCTCGTCCTGGTGCAGGTCAGGGTCGGGGATGGTCAGGCCGGCTTCGAGCAGCTCAGGCACATGCTCGTTGATGAACTCCTGGCGCACCTCGTCGTTGGTCTTGAGCTTGATGCCCCACTTGCTCAGCGCCCCGGTGTTGGGGCTGTCGCTGTCGTGCGGGCCGAGCATCTGCACGGCGGGCCACCACCAGCGATTTAAAGCGTCCTGCGCCATCTGCCGCTGCTCGGGCGTGCCCTGGGCGTAGAGCACCATCATTTCCTTGCCCTGCTTGTGGTGGAAGGTTTCCTCGCTGCAAATCCGCACCATCGCCCGGCTGTAGGGGCCGTAGGAGCAGCCCGCCAGCATGGTCTGGTTCTTGATGGCGGCGCCGTCCACCAGCCAGCCGATCATGCCCACGTCGGCCCAGGTCAGGGTGGGGTAGTTGAAGATGGAGGAGTACTTCGCTTTGCGCGTCAGCAGGGCGTCGAGCATTTCCTCGCGGGTCACGCCCAGCGTTTCGGCGGCGTGGTAGAGGTACTGGCCGTGCCCGGCTTCGTCCTGCACCTTCGCCATCAGGATGGTCTTGCGCTTGAGGCTGGGCGCCCTCGCAATCCACTCGCCCTCGGGCAGCATCCCGACCACTTCGCTGTGGGCGTGCTGCGAAATCATGCGGATCAGCTGGCGGCGGTACTCGGCGGGCATCCAATCGCCGGGTTCAATCTTCTCGCCGCGCGCGATGCGGGCTTCAAAAGCGGCGTGCTGCTCGGGCGTTTCGCCTGCGGCCATATGCTTGGGTCGGGTCTGCTCTTGGGTCATGGGTCAACCTCCAGAATGTGAACTGTCCCCAGTTTACCTAACGAGCGTTCGTTAGTTTGTGATTTGTACAGCACAACGCGGCAACATAAAGCCCGCCCCCGAAAATGCAAGGCGGGCCGTGGGCCGTTGGTTGGAGGAACCAGCAGGGTTCAGCGTTCGAGCAGAATGGTTTCCTGAACTTTCAGCCCCTGGTCGAGCACGTCGCGGGCGTGCTGGCGGGCGGCGGCGAGGTCGTGGTCGCGGTAGTTGCCGCATTCGAGTTCGCTCACGCCGGGAATGGGTTGGTCGTGCCCGGCGGTGTCCTTGAGGGCCGCCTCGAAGGCTTTCATCACGCCCTGCTCGTCGGGTTCACCGATGACGGCCATGTACATGCCGGTGCGGCAGCCCATCGGGGACACGTCCACCACGCCCTCGAGGTGGTCGCGCATGTAGCCCGCCAGCAGGTGCTCGAGCGTGTGAATGGCGGCGGGGTCGATGGCGCCCTGGTTGGGCTGCAAGAAGCGCAGGTCGTACTTGGAGATCTGGTCACCCTTCGGGGTGGTCTTGACCCCGGCGAGGCGGACATAGGGAGCCTTGACCTTGGTGTGGTCCAGATCGAACGATTCGACGTTTGCCATGTCGGGCATTGTGGCCGTTTTCCAGGCAGCAGAACGTGAGCCGTATACTGCCCATCGTGCCCACCGCCCCGCGCCGTTTTCCCGTCTGGTTTCCCGCCGTGCTGGTTCTGGTGCTGATCGCGCTCGACCAGTGGCTCAAGGCGTGGGCACTGGCCCACCTACAACTGAATGCCCCAGCCATCCCGGTCATTCCGGGGGTGCTCGACTGGGAACTGACTTTCAACACCGGAGCCGCGTGGAGCATGTTCAGCGGCAGCGCCGTGCCCCTCGCGCTGGGGCGGATTCTGGTCGGGCTGGGCATCCTGAGCTACCTGCTGTGGAAGCCGCAGGGCCGCTTTCTGACGGTCGTGCTGAGCATGATCGCCGCCGGGGCCATCGGCAACTCCATCGACGGCTTGCAGCGCGGGCAGGTGACCGACATGATTCACTCGCCGCTGCTGAGCGCCGTGACCGAGGCGATCAACGGCACCCGCTTTCCCATCTTCAACATCGCCGATATGTGCGTGGTCGGCGGCACCATTTTGCTGCTCGTCGCCAGTCTGCTGCCGGAGCGCAAACGCGAAAAGGCCGTGCCTGAAGCCTAAGCAGTTTCAGACCGAGCTAGAAAAGCTCCGCCGGTTGGCCTTTTGTGGCCGCTCGGCGGAGCTTTTCTGGAGAGGTTCAGCGAAGAATCTTGAGGGCCTTGAGGATGGCGATCAGGATCGCGCTGCCGATGACGCCCCAGACGATGCTCAGGAAGTTGAAGCCGTTGCCGGCGTTGTACGAGCCGCCGATATGCAGCAGGTCACCGAAGATGAACTGGGCGAGCAGCGCGCCAACGATACCGATGAGAATGTTCGCCACCGCGCCCTGCTGAGCATCGGTCTTCATGATCATGCTGGCGAGCCAGCCGCAAAGTGCACCAACCAAAATCGTAATGAGCCAACCCATGATTCCTACCTCCGTCGAAGTTGAGATGAAGTCCAGAGAAACCCTGTTGCTCACGGCTTTCCCGGCTGTTGTTGTGTAGGCAGGATGGGGCCCGACTCCCCCTGCTAACGTTCCCCAGGTCACTTTCTCAACGGCGGACAAAGACGGGATGGATGTCCCGCCAATCTTCACTCAGGGTTGGCGCGCATGCTGTCGGGTTTGGTCTCATGTCTGACGAAAAGCAGAGGAAAAGGCAGACCGATTTGTCTTGGCGTGACGGTCAAAGACAGGGCAAGGGCCGTTAGGATGGAAGCCGGCCCCGCTTGCGGCGGCGATTGGAGACCCATGCCCGGATTGCCACTGCACGTTGCCCGTTTTGTTTGCCGCCTGCCCTCCCTTCCTAGGCAGCGAGGTAGGTCGTGAGCAGCCCCGCGCGGCCTTTCACCGTCCGTGCCCCGGCGTCGAGCGCCAACCTCGGGCCCGGCTTCGACAGCCTCGGCCTGAGCGTGCCGCTCTACACCACCCTGCGCGTGACACCGCAGGACAAGGCGGAGGTGGTGCCGCTGGGCACGGAGCTGGCGGACACCCCCGCCGACGAGAGCAACTACGTGTACCGGGCGATGACCCTGGCGGCGAAACGGGCCGGGCGCACTCTCCCCCCCGCCCGCGTCGAAATCGAAACCGAGGTGCCGCTCGCGCGTGGCCTGGGCAGCTCGGCGGCGGCGCTGGTCGCGGGCGTGGTGGCGGGCAACGAACTGCTGGGCCGGCCCCTCGACGACGAAACGGTGCTCGACGTGACGGCGCGCGAAGAAGGCCACCCGGACAACGTGGCCCCGGCGCTGTTCGGCGGGATCGTGGTCGCCACCCTCGACAAGCTCGGCACCCACTATGTGCGGCTCGACCCGCCCGCGCACCTCGGCGTGACGGTGCTCGTTCCCGACTTCGAGCTGTCCACCTCCAAGGCCCGCGCCGTGCTGCCGCGCGAGTACAGCCGCGCCGACACGGTACACGCGCTCTCGCACGCCGCGCTGCTCGCCGCCGCCCTCGCGCAGGGGCGCCTCGACCTGCTGCGGCACGCCATGCAGGATTACGTGCATCAGGTCTGGCGGGCGCCGCTGGTGCCGGGGCTGAGCGACATCCTCGAACACGCCCACGAATACGGGGCTCTGGGTGCGGCTCTCTCCGGCGCGGGGCCGACCGTGCTGTGCTTCCACGACCAGCGCGGCAGCACGGCGACGCTGCACCACTACCTGCATGACGTGATGACGAAAAACGGCCTGAGTGGGCGGGTGATGGACTTTCCGATTGACGCGGCGGGCACGGTCGTTGAGCACGCGAAATAAAAAGGAGCGGAAGGCGTCAACCCTCCGCTTCCTGCTCCTGTTCACTGCCCTCAGTTCATCACTTTCGTCTTGTTCGTCATGAAGTCCTGCAGCACGTACTGCCCGATGTTCTGCGGCGTGGTGAAGTAGGCCTTGCCCTTCGTCATCTCCGAAACGCGCTGCACGAAGCCGACGAGTTCGGGGTCACGGGCGAGCATGAAGGTGTTGATCTGGATCCCCGAGCGGCGGCAGTTGGCGACCTCGCGCAGGGTGGTGCCGAGCACGTAGGGGTCGAGGCCGTAGGGATTTTTGTAGATGCGGCCATCGGGCAGCGTGAGGGCCGAGGGCTTGCCGTCGGTGATCATCACGATCTGCTTCATGTCTTTGTTCTCGCGCTTCAGGAGCTGCTGCGCGAGCCGCAGCCCGCCCGCCGTGTTGGTGTGGTACGGCCCGATCTGCGCCTGCGCAAGCTTACTGACCGGCACTTCCTCGGCGGAGTCGTGGAACAGCACGAATTTGACGGTGTCGCCGGGGTACTGCGTGCGGATGAGGTGCGCGAGGGCAAGCGCCACCTGCTTGGCCGGGGTAAAGCGGTCCTCGCCGTAGAGAATCATGGAGTGCGAGCAGTCGAGCATGACCACCGTCGCCGCCGAGGAGCTGTACTCGGCCTGCCGGATGACGAGGTCGGCTTCCTCAAGCTGATCGAAGCCCTTGGAGATGACGTTCCCCAGCGTCGCCGTCGTGTCGAGGTTGAGGGTGTCGCCGA from Deinococcus radiodurans R1 = ATCC 13939 = DSM 20539 includes these protein-coding regions:
- a CDS encoding ABC transporter ATP-binding protein, translated to MQPKSEFFAALRHFAGYYRPYRLTLYADLLCALLVAGITLVYPLCAGYITRTVLTLTPQQAWPELLRVGGLMVGLLAVQVAANSFLDYQGHMMGTFIERDMRRDLFAHLQKLPFGFYDTHRTGQLMSRVTGDLYDIGELAHHGPEDLFIALVSFVGVFVILAGLNLPLTLILLAFLPFMAAYALYFNVQLNRALLQSRQRIGEVNAQVEDSLAGIRVVQSFTGEGTEARRFGAANDLFVEGRRGEYRAELYFYQGMTAFTGLMTIAVLMFGGWAILQGGLRIDGLVTYLMCVGILLEPIRRLVNLARVLQEGVTGFQRFREMMAVTPDIVDAPGAAELQNVRGEVEFQGVSFGYSPDAPPVLRDLNLKIRAGEFVALVGASGVGKSTLCALIPRFYDVSAGQVLVDGHDVCGVTLASLRRSVGVVQQDVYLFSGTVMENIRYGRPGATEAEAMDAARQAGAHDFITRLPQGYHTDIGQRGVKLSGGQKQRLSIARVFLKDPPILIFDEATSSLDNESERLVQESLERLARRRTTLVIAHRLSTVRNAHRIVVLTENGVAEEGSHAELLALGGEYARLQALGRL
- the paaC gene encoding 1,2-phenylacetyl-CoA epoxidase subunit PaaC, with amino-acid sequence MTATTPTLTLTDAQIQALIRKLTALADDEIVLAHRGGEWTGHAPILEEDIALANIAQDELGHAALYLGLRTDLDGSQPDRLAMFRSASEYTNTRLTELPKGDWAVTMVRQFLYDAYEALWLEEAGSSRYAPLAEVAHKALREEKFHLQHTALWVERLALGTEESERRTQTALNELWSHAAQLFQPVAGEEELIAAGIVPDPAALKARWEKLVTAHLQGKCGLTLPRGTFTSDDRGRDHHTEYLAPLLAEMQEVARQHPDAEVW
- the lspA gene encoding signal peptidase II, which gives rise to MWPFSRQQNVSRILPIVPTAPRRFPVWFPAVLVLVLIALDQWLKAWALAHLQLNAPAIPVIPGVLDWELTFNTGAAWSMFSGSAVPLALGRILVGLGILSYLLWKPQGRFLTVVLSMIAAGAIGNSIDGLQRGQVTDMIHSPLLSAVTEAINGTRFPIFNIADMCVVGGTILLLVASLLPERKREKAVPEA
- a CDS encoding S-ribosylhomocysteine lyase; translation: MANVESFDLDHTKVKAPYVRLAGVKTTPKGDQISKYDLRFLQPNQGAIDPAAIHTLEHLLAGYMRDHLEGVVDVSPMGCRTGMYMAVIGEPDEQGVMKAFEAALKDTAGHDQPIPGVSELECGNYRDHDLAAARQHARDVLDQGLKVQETILLER
- a CDS encoding GlsB/YeaQ/YmgE family stress response membrane protein; protein product: MGWLITILVGALCGWLASMIMKTDAQQGAVANILIGIVGALLAQFIFGDLLHIGGSYNAGNGFNFLSIVWGVIGSAILIAILKALKILR
- the paaD gene encoding 1,2-phenylacetyl-CoA epoxidase subunit PaaD is translated as MGQAEPAAAYPDPAAVWAALSQVPDPEIPVVSIVDMGMVREVKVDGEGVSVTFTPTFSGCPALHVIRQSIEDAVRGLGVNDVEVKSTLTPPWTTDSILPDARERLREYGIAPPAPAEGSLISLEPEPTSCPRCGSFNVRMTASFGPTLCKRLYVCDACKEPFEGFKSV
- a CDS encoding phenylacetic acid degradation protein, with the protein product MTQTTSNHPDTQPHDTQPQDTQWPRWEVFKQDTDKRPYQAVGTVHAGDPEHALLTARNVFVRRPAAVSLWAVREADILTATPEEIASTPEVLQTPGAGGTYHVGVKKSHKRSMTFVDLVGTVEASGPGDALRQARKAHADALAWLVFPDAAKAATDADPGTVESWFAPAKDKTYKQQQFYGTIGTHVGELKRAGRMPGRTDVHPHVADQPAVQHHDEGPQ
- the paaZ gene encoding phenylacetic acid degradation bifunctional protein PaaZ, with the protein product MTTPSTQILRPASYVYGQWHANKDGQTLLDAVYGRPVAVISSEGVDFAQALAYGREAGAGLRKLTFHTRARMLKALGNYLMERKEDYYALNLLTGATRRDGWVDIEGGIGTLFSYSSMARRELPDERFLPDGKVEVLGKGGTFMARHLLVPREGVAVQINAYNFPVWGMLEKLAPAFIAGMPSLVKPAPQTAYLTERVVRDIIASGILPEGSLQLVTGDPGDLLDHLLEQDMVAFTGSAATANKLKVHPNIVARSIPFNAEADSLNAAVLGVTVRPKDPEFALFVKEVAREMTGKAGQKCTAIRRPLVPCHLVDPVVEALRAELAKVTVGDPARDDVRMGALVSVEQRERVRETLEKLGQDAEVVIGGGAGELLGGDREKGAFLDPTVLLCRNPLEAKGPHELEAFGPVATLMPYDTLDDAITLAKMGRGSLAASVVTFNRHEATELVLGIASTHGRVLVLNRADAKESTGHGSPLPQLLHGGPGRAGGGAEMAGLAGVKHHMNKVAVQADPTTLAAITKEHIPGAEVREDVVHPFRKTFDQIQPGDSLLTHRRTVTEADIVNFAALTGDHFYAHVDDIGAKEGIFGKRVAHGYFLISAAAGQFVSAAPGPVLANYGLENLRFVEPVGIGDTIRTRLTCKRKIRKDLRPGEERPTGVVEWHAEITNQHEQLVATYDILTLVERARDEFDEPAEAVEGAQA
- the paaA gene encoding 1,2-phenylacetyl-CoA epoxidase subunit PaaA, translating into MTQEQTRPKHMAAGETPEQHAAFEARIARGEKIEPGDWMPAEYRRQLIRMISQHAHSEVVGMLPEGEWIARAPSLKRKTILMAKVQDEAGHGQYLYHAAETLGVTREEMLDALLTRKAKYSSIFNYPTLTWADVGMIGWLVDGAAIKNQTMLAGCSYGPYSRAMVRICSEETFHHKQGKEMMVLYAQGTPEQRQMAQDALNRWWWPAVQMLGPHDSDSPNTGALSKWGIKLKTNDEVRQEFINEHVPELLEAGLTIPDPDLHQDEAGNWVHGPIDWSEFWAVIKGEQGLGNERLATRQAAQDEGAWVREALEAYMARQAKGEAAD